The following proteins are co-located in the Haloarcula rubripromontorii genome:
- a CDS encoding RNA 2'-phosphotransferase encodes MPDAVRRCPEDGFFEGNTCPVCDGAGTQVLDGGRRRQLSKFVSGALRHFPEDAGIEVDEAGWTDFASLRDAVKRRYGWADGEALASVIATDPKGRFERVEASDKSSAAAAGDRVRAAYGHSVDVTLDGTDDPVPSTLYHGTAPQNADSIREAGLKPMNRQTVHLSDSVAAAREVGRRHADDPVVFVVDAAAMQADDRRIVKRGTETYTTARVPPQYLSLPEN; translated from the coding sequence ATGCCAGACGCAGTCCGTCGGTGTCCCGAGGACGGCTTCTTCGAGGGGAACACATGCCCGGTCTGTGACGGAGCGGGAACCCAAGTTCTCGACGGTGGACGGCGACGACAGCTCTCGAAGTTCGTCTCGGGCGCGCTCAGGCATTTCCCCGAAGATGCAGGCATCGAGGTAGACGAAGCGGGGTGGACGGACTTCGCGTCCCTGCGCGATGCAGTCAAGCGACGGTACGGCTGGGCCGATGGTGAGGCACTGGCCAGCGTCATCGCCACGGACCCGAAAGGGCGATTTGAGCGGGTGGAAGCCAGTGACAAATCGAGCGCAGCGGCCGCTGGCGACCGTGTCCGGGCGGCGTACGGACACTCTGTCGACGTAACGCTCGACGGGACCGATGACCCCGTTCCGTCGACGCTGTACCACGGAACCGCCCCGCAGAACGCCGATTCGATACGCGAAGCCGGGCTGAAGCCGATGAACCGCCAGACGGTCCACCTCTCGGACTCCGTCGCGGCGGCCCGCGAGGTAGGCCGTCGCCACGCTGACGACCCCGTCGTGTTCGTCGTCGACGCCGCAGCGATGCAGGCCGACGACCGCCGGATTGTCAAGCGCGGGACCGAGACGTACACGACTGCCCGCGTGCCACCGCAGTATCTCTCACTGCCCGAAAACTAG
- a CDS encoding DUF7113 family protein, whose protein sequence is MLLIRGTAGGTALTGTLYEPGEEPPEFNGAPDEGTPYVWVCDAFYEVESGGQVQSIGGREIRIAFESPMPRGFETRDAAIEAAKEHVRTQFARLGVAGETVDVTVQQAETA, encoded by the coding sequence ATGTTGCTTATTCGGGGGACGGCAGGCGGGACGGCGCTGACCGGGACGCTGTACGAACCGGGCGAGGAGCCACCCGAGTTCAACGGCGCGCCGGACGAGGGGACGCCCTACGTGTGGGTCTGTGACGCCTTCTACGAGGTCGAGAGCGGCGGGCAGGTCCAGTCCATCGGCGGCCGCGAGATACGCATCGCCTTCGAATCCCCGATGCCGCGGGGCTTCGAGACGCGCGATGCGGCCATCGAGGCGGCCAAGGAACACGTCCGCACGCAGTTCGCCCGGCTCGGCGTGGCCGGCGAGACGGTCGACGTGACGGTTCAGCAGGCTGAGACGGCGTAG
- a CDS encoding DUF4013 domain-containing protein encodes MESLEDTLRYPMEDDDWTTTVLIGGVLSLLSFLVVPVILVYGYLVQAVRERADGATQPPAFEDWGELLVDGLKAWVISIVYMLVPLVVFGVTVGGSLFAIATGTRAGAGAGLAGLFGGLVISFVLSLVFGYVATAAIIHFACTGNLGAGFDFGTLRTLVLSPEYATPWLVSIALFIAVNVVVNLLNVIPFIGSLVAVLLSPFATFYVLVVATDLWAGGYNAALDERDEPESVGTATA; translated from the coding sequence ATGGAGTCCCTCGAAGACACGCTCAGGTATCCCATGGAAGACGACGACTGGACTACGACAGTACTCATCGGCGGCGTCCTCAGCCTCCTCTCGTTCCTCGTCGTTCCAGTCATACTCGTGTACGGCTATCTCGTTCAGGCAGTCCGTGAACGTGCCGACGGAGCAACACAGCCACCGGCCTTCGAAGACTGGGGCGAACTGCTCGTCGACGGACTCAAGGCATGGGTCATCAGCATCGTGTACATGCTCGTCCCGCTCGTCGTGTTCGGGGTGACCGTTGGCGGCAGCCTGTTCGCGATAGCGACTGGGACCCGTGCCGGAGCGGGCGCGGGCCTGGCCGGCCTCTTCGGCGGGCTGGTGATATCGTTCGTCCTGTCGCTGGTATTTGGCTACGTGGCGACGGCAGCCATCATCCACTTCGCCTGTACCGGCAATCTCGGAGCCGGGTTCGATTTCGGAACGTTGCGGACGCTGGTCCTGTCCCCGGAGTACGCGACACCGTGGCTGGTCTCGATTGCACTGTTCATCGCCGTCAACGTCGTAGTGAACTTGCTCAACGTGATTCCGTTCATCGGTTCGCTCGTCGCCGTACTTCTCAGTCCGTTCGCCACGTTCTACGTGCTGGTCGTGGCGACGGACCTCTGGGCCGGCGGCTACAACGCGGCTCTCGATGAACGTGACGAGCCGGAGTCGGTCGGGACGGCGACGGCTTAG
- a CDS encoding winged helix-turn-helix domain-containing protein has protein sequence MAEDLSPTEVFALLDDEYARALLAATSHRPMTATELSNDCDMSLSTVYRRLDALEDCGLVAARTQLADDGHHPDVYEAQMDELTVCLTDGAFDVSLSVESSTHEFADALVDLWEGL, from the coding sequence GTGGCCGAGGACCTGTCCCCGACCGAGGTGTTCGCCCTCCTCGACGACGAATACGCTCGCGCGCTCCTTGCAGCCACGAGTCACAGACCGATGACAGCAACTGAACTCAGCAACGACTGCGATATGTCCCTCTCGACCGTGTACCGCCGCCTCGACGCCCTCGAAGACTGCGGCCTCGTCGCCGCTCGAACGCAACTTGCGGACGACGGCCATCACCCCGACGTGTACGAGGCACAGATGGATGAACTCACCGTGTGTCTTACCGACGGGGCCTTCGACGTCAGCCTCTCCGTCGAGTCCTCGACACACGAGTTCGCCGACGCCCTAGTCGACCTCTGGGAGGGACTCTGA
- a CDS encoding DNA double-strand break repair nuclease NurA codes for MTLDPVHVDGIAKLAGQVRETVETSDQEAAAEAVWDSFLDPLWQDGTKILEPLDEQRRRKVPIEDIALVDPPFPTQHGLDSGTINPTTFKNGLVLDVAQAAMGSVPSDVELHRGRTIIMAVHSNDATLGFDGDWQGGDRGYAKRRVLDVPQVDRYEQRVVHALALYLAESQHALTNADVVEDLFILDGPIYPTGVLRWADRDTELADLLAEDDRPKTVVNNYVDLVERFVERDVPMVGFIKNSSTKALTRALRRKTNAPWVNDTAFFRRILERRDDEGERQTDCLTATNWFRSRGGTDGIMAADGDALGIERSLDPEAYEVTFFVLYDPRSDLVFRVEAPYAFTKEPECRAKLTRQILHDVAREQGPPLAIGKADELAKIDRQGSEELTRRIERTFETDREREYNDIRWGAVEESF; via the coding sequence ATGACGCTGGACCCGGTGCACGTCGACGGCATCGCCAAGCTCGCCGGGCAGGTACGCGAGACCGTCGAGACGAGCGATCAGGAGGCGGCCGCCGAGGCGGTGTGGGACAGTTTCCTCGACCCGCTGTGGCAGGACGGAACGAAGATTCTGGAGCCACTGGACGAGCAACGCCGCCGGAAGGTTCCGATTGAAGACATCGCGCTGGTGGACCCGCCGTTCCCGACCCAGCACGGCCTGGATTCGGGCACCATCAACCCCACGACGTTCAAGAACGGGCTGGTGCTTGACGTGGCACAGGCGGCGATGGGCAGCGTGCCCTCGGACGTGGAACTGCATCGCGGCCGGACCATCATCATGGCCGTCCACTCCAACGACGCGACGCTGGGATTCGACGGCGACTGGCAGGGCGGGGACCGCGGTTACGCCAAGCGACGAGTCCTCGACGTGCCACAGGTCGACCGCTACGAACAGCGGGTCGTCCACGCGCTGGCGCTGTACCTCGCAGAGAGCCAGCACGCGCTGACCAACGCCGACGTGGTCGAGGACCTGTTCATCCTCGACGGCCCCATCTACCCGACCGGCGTGCTCCGGTGGGCCGACCGCGACACCGAACTGGCCGACCTGCTCGCCGAGGACGACCGGCCCAAGACGGTGGTGAACAACTACGTCGACCTCGTCGAGCGGTTCGTCGAGCGGGACGTGCCGATGGTGGGGTTCATCAAAAACTCCTCGACGAAGGCCCTCACGCGGGCGCTGCGGCGCAAGACCAACGCCCCGTGGGTGAACGATACCGCCTTCTTCCGCCGGATTCTGGAACGGCGCGATGATGAGGGCGAGCGACAGACCGACTGTCTCACTGCGACAAACTGGTTCCGGTCGCGGGGCGGCACCGACGGTATCATGGCCGCCGACGGCGACGCGCTGGGCATCGAACGGTCGCTCGACCCCGAGGCCTACGAGGTGACGTTCTTCGTCCTCTACGACCCGCGTTCGGACCTCGTGTTCCGCGTCGAGGCCCCGTACGCGTTCACCAAAGAGCCAGAGTGCCGGGCCAAGCTCACACGGCAGATACTCCACGACGTGGCCCGAGAACAGGGGCCGCCACTGGCTATCGGGAAGGCCGACGAACTCGCCAAAATAGACCGGCAGGGCAGCGAGGAACTCACCCGCCGCATCGAGCGGACGTTCGAGACTGACCGCGAGCGAGAGTACAACGATATCCGGTGGGGAGCCGTCGAGGAATCGTTCTGA
- the gpmI gene encoding 2,3-bisphosphoglycerate-independent phosphoglycerate mutase, with product MDVGLIILDGWGLNPDDDVRDAVAAADTPNFDRYRDAGAASTLTTHGRRVGLPEGQMGNSEVGHLNIGAGRVVKQDSARVSDSIARSRGESPPDDAAQDPPFFENETILSAFEYAEDHGGRVHFMGLVSDGGVHSYQDHLHALIELAGERGTDAVSHAFTDGRDTSPTGGEDYLADLEAHAEAHGTGHVATVCGRYYAMDRDENWERTRRAYDAIVHREGDHHADDAVTAATESYARDTTDEFIEPTTVGDHAGLEDGDAVIFFNFRSDRARQLTRMLGDIRPEDWGADTEPPDTRLVTMTQYDETFDLPVAFPPNQPEDVLGEVLSEAGQTQIRLAETEKYPHVTYFLNGGREVAFEGESREIVDSPDVATYDLQPEMSAPELADTAIDFIETDNPDALVLNFANPDMVGHTGDFDAAVTAVEAVDEQLGRLVAAIQAAGGHALICADHGNADDMGTVEDPHTAHTTNPVPFIYLSPDGTAGGRTARDGGTLADLAPTMLMLMGIDQPDAMTGTPLVE from the coding sequence ATGGACGTCGGACTCATCATTCTGGACGGTTGGGGACTAAACCCGGACGACGATGTGCGGGACGCCGTCGCCGCCGCCGACACGCCGAACTTCGACCGCTACCGAGACGCAGGCGCAGCGTCGACGCTTACCACGCACGGCCGCCGCGTCGGCCTCCCTGAGGGGCAGATGGGCAACTCCGAGGTCGGCCACCTCAACATCGGGGCCGGCCGCGTCGTCAAGCAGGACTCTGCCCGCGTCAGCGACAGTATTGCTCGCTCGCGTGGCGAATCGCCGCCCGACGACGCCGCACAGGACCCCCCCTTCTTCGAGAACGAAACGATTCTGTCGGCCTTCGAGTACGCCGAGGACCACGGCGGCCGGGTCCACTTCATGGGTCTCGTGTCGGACGGCGGCGTCCACTCGTATCAGGACCACCTTCACGCGCTCATCGAACTCGCCGGCGAGCGCGGGACCGACGCCGTCTCCCATGCTTTCACCGACGGTCGTGACACCTCGCCGACCGGCGGCGAGGACTACCTCGCCGACCTCGAAGCCCACGCCGAGGCACACGGTACGGGCCACGTAGCCACTGTCTGCGGCCGGTACTACGCGATGGACCGCGACGAAAACTGGGAGCGGACCCGCCGGGCCTACGACGCCATCGTCCACCGCGAGGGCGACCACCACGCCGACGATGCCGTCACGGCAGCCACCGAATCCTACGCCCGCGACACCACCGACGAGTTCATCGAGCCGACAACGGTGGGCGACCACGCCGGCCTCGAAGACGGCGACGCGGTGATATTCTTCAACTTCCGCTCGGACCGCGCCCGACAGCTCACCCGGATGCTCGGCGACATCCGCCCCGAGGACTGGGGGGCCGACACCGAGCCGCCCGACACCCGGCTGGTGACGATGACGCAGTACGACGAGACGTTCGATCTGCCGGTCGCCTTCCCGCCGAACCAGCCCGAGGACGTGCTCGGCGAGGTACTTTCCGAAGCCGGACAGACCCAGATTCGGCTGGCCGAGACGGAGAAGTACCCCCACGTCACGTACTTCCTCAACGGCGGCCGTGAGGTCGCGTTCGAGGGTGAGAGCCGCGAGATCGTCGACAGCCCCGACGTGGCGACCTACGACCTCCAACCGGAGATGAGCGCGCCGGAACTGGCTGACACCGCCATCGATTTCATCGAAACTGATAATCCCGACGCGCTGGTCCTGAACTTCGCCAACCCCGATATGGTCGGCCACACCGGCGACTTTGACGCGGCGGTGACCGCCGTCGAGGCCGTCGATGAGCAGTTGGGCCGACTCGTAGCGGCCATTCAAGCCGCCGGCGGCCACGCCCTCATCTGTGCCGACCACGGCAACGCTGACGACATGGGGACCGTCGAGGACCCCCACACGGCCCACACGACCAACCCCGTCCCGTTCATCTATCTGTCGCCCGACGGGACCGCTGGCGGACGGACTGCACGCGACGGCGGGACGCTGGCCGACCTCGCGCCGACGATGCTCATGCTCATGGGCATCGACCAGCCGGACGCGATGACCGGGACGCCGCTGGTCGAGTAG
- the nadC gene encoding carboxylating nicotinate-nucleotide diphosphorylase: MLTDSDIERWLREDVGHHDVTNDVPGTTKGRLVAKEAGVVAGLDAATAVFEYLGCAVETPVDSGATVDAGDVVLRVDGPAQSVLRGERVAVNVTGHAAGVATKTRAAVDAAESAATDSTPRIAGTRKTTPGLRGVEKRAVVAGGGDTHRLDLSHMVMVKDNHIAEMGLVEAVQHFRERASFATKLDVEVEAPADAPRAAEAGADIVLLDNMTPAETERAVDLVAAADADALTEASGGITVEDVPAYAETGVDIISMGSLTHSAPTLDFSFRTG, encoded by the coding sequence ATGCTCACCGACAGCGACATCGAGCGGTGGCTCCGCGAGGACGTAGGCCACCACGACGTGACCAACGACGTGCCCGGCACGACCAAGGGGCGTCTGGTGGCCAAGGAAGCCGGCGTGGTAGCGGGTCTCGACGCCGCCACCGCAGTGTTCGAGTATCTTGGCTGTGCGGTGGAGACACCGGTCGACTCCGGGGCTACCGTCGACGCCGGCGACGTAGTGCTTCGCGTCGACGGCCCCGCGCAGTCGGTGCTACGCGGCGAGCGCGTCGCAGTGAACGTCACCGGCCACGCTGCAGGCGTGGCGACGAAGACCCGGGCCGCCGTCGATGCGGCGGAATCGGCTGCGACGGACTCCACGCCCCGCATCGCCGGCACGCGAAAGACGACCCCCGGCCTGCGTGGCGTCGAGAAGCGGGCGGTAGTGGCCGGCGGCGGCGACACACACCGGCTTGACCTCTCGCACATGGTGATGGTCAAGGACAACCACATCGCGGAGATGGGACTTGTCGAGGCCGTCCAACACTTCCGCGAACGGGCCTCCTTCGCGACGAAACTCGACGTAGAGGTCGAAGCTCCGGCGGATGCGCCGCGGGCCGCAGAAGCCGGCGCAGACATCGTCTTGCTGGACAATATGACCCCCGCCGAGACCGAGCGCGCGGTCGACCTCGTGGCGGCGGCAGACGCCGATGCACTCACGGAGGCCAGCGGCGGCATCACAGTCGAGGACGTGCCGGCGTACGCCGAAACGGGCGTGGACATCATCTCGATGGGGTCGCTGACCCACTCTGCGCCAACGCTCGATTTCTCGTTCCGGACGGGCTGA
- a CDS encoding pyridoxamine 5'-phosphate oxidase family protein, translated as MTVAELEDFGMLQMDSEDIEKTLERKSVGVLGVPTDSAPLLRPLSFWYDGDAALYFVYVLGTDSRKVTASDDAAIARFLVYDIETTFNWRSVLLTGTIERVTDDERRAIEAQIDTSWKPDVFERAAETEATALYRFRIDDRAGIKQLELPPELRTDSSSSRPD; from the coding sequence ATGACAGTTGCCGAACTGGAAGACTTCGGGATGCTCCAGATGGACAGCGAAGACATCGAAAAGACCCTCGAACGGAAAAGCGTCGGCGTGCTCGGTGTCCCGACCGACTCCGCGCCGCTACTGCGCCCGCTCAGTTTCTGGTACGACGGCGACGCCGCGCTCTACTTCGTCTACGTCCTCGGTACCGACAGCCGGAAAGTGACGGCGAGCGACGACGCTGCTATTGCCCGATTTCTCGTCTACGACATCGAGACGACGTTCAACTGGCGCAGCGTCCTGCTGACGGGGACAATCGAGCGAGTCACCGACGACGAACGCAGGGCAATCGAAGCGCAGATCGACACCTCCTGGAAGCCAGACGTATTTGAACGCGCGGCCGAGACGGAGGCCACGGCGCTGTACCGGTTCCGAATCGACGACCGCGCCGGTATCAAGCAACTCGAACTCCCGCCCGAACTCAGGACCGACTCGTCGTCGAGTCGGCCGGACTGA
- a CDS encoding ATP-binding protein translates to MSDLGDFTDFDGDDAAADDEAAPSSEATDDGDRAVDAAGGTDPTAPAADDDFEDMDVTPAGTDTGLGVLSAANGLRISEEAEETVLRAYVTARNRSRLRIGTYLLVPYPGGERLFCRIKALEYAQEFHADDATEIHARRAMRERGIDERDFKFIAELEPVAVLYSDGGELKRRMTDRVPKPETVVREATDKSEIKTGLKIPEDGVFLGHLAVGGEKVRTAAEPPTIDYRLKDDYVAGDPLVFRHTLVAGGTGSGKTHSSKNVLRQYLGRTYEMGDGRTPELAVVQFDPQDEYAQMHDDNPAMTDEFERRCEREGVAYGGHDDTVAFVPKVAGADYNASHHRAEQVEFTIPFSLVHDNPWLIAGSSLNDNQYGALVNTLLPRFEREYGDNGTYSDFRTFLGDPALKEELDEAGDVHEATFDAVKRRVQGFGAVFDQDARPITDQISQFVRDGGLTVIPTYHITDSRTASTIVLAVSSLLIDQKLSNDPDYDRIKETPLVLGMDEAHNFLTDADSVQGRKVIGKFTEAAKQGRKERLGLYLITQDPQDIADPVFKQINTTMVLNLGDEDAISAVNIPSNLESKVPYMEKGQRVVYSPDNSEPVELIGLSTCVTRHGRD, encoded by the coding sequence ATGTCCGACCTCGGGGATTTCACTGATTTCGACGGCGACGACGCGGCGGCCGACGACGAGGCCGCACCGTCGTCAGAGGCGACCGACGACGGCGACCGGGCTGTCGACGCGGCAGGGGGCACCGACCCGACAGCACCAGCCGCGGATGATGACTTTGAAGATATGGACGTGACGCCGGCGGGAACAGACACCGGCCTCGGCGTCCTCTCGGCGGCGAACGGGCTCCGGATCAGCGAGGAAGCGGAGGAAACGGTCCTGCGGGCGTACGTCACCGCGCGGAACCGCTCACGCCTCCGTATCGGAACGTATCTGCTCGTCCCATATCCAGGGGGAGAACGCCTGTTCTGTCGTATCAAGGCGCTGGAGTACGCACAGGAGTTTCACGCCGACGACGCGACCGAAATACACGCCCGGCGGGCGATGCGCGAGCGCGGCATCGACGAGCGGGACTTCAAGTTCATCGCGGAACTGGAGCCGGTCGCGGTGCTGTACAGCGACGGCGGCGAACTCAAACGGCGGATGACCGACCGGGTCCCCAAACCCGAAACTGTCGTTCGAGAGGCCACCGACAAGTCCGAAATCAAGACCGGCCTGAAGATTCCCGAGGACGGCGTCTTTCTGGGCCACCTCGCCGTCGGTGGCGAAAAGGTCCGCACCGCCGCCGAGCCGCCGACCATCGACTACCGGCTGAAAGACGACTACGTGGCCGGCGACCCGCTCGTGTTCCGGCACACCCTCGTCGCCGGCGGCACCGGGTCAGGGAAGACCCACAGTTCGAAGAACGTCCTGCGGCAGTATCTGGGCCGGACCTACGAGATGGGCGACGGGCGCACGCCCGAACTCGCCGTCGTCCAGTTCGACCCGCAGGACGAGTACGCCCAGATGCACGACGACAACCCCGCGATGACCGACGAGTTCGAGCGGCGCTGCGAGCGCGAGGGCGTCGCCTACGGCGGCCACGACGACACCGTCGCCTTCGTCCCGAAGGTCGCGGGGGCCGACTACAACGCCAGCCACCACCGCGCCGAGCAGGTGGAGTTCACCATCCCGTTCTCGCTGGTCCACGACAACCCCTGGCTCATCGCCGGGTCCAGTCTGAACGACAACCAGTACGGCGCGCTAGTGAACACGCTCCTCCCGCGGTTTGAGCGCGAGTACGGGGACAACGGCACGTACAGCGACTTCCGGACCTTCCTCGGGGACCCCGCGCTCAAGGAGGAACTGGACGAGGCCGGCGACGTCCACGAGGCCACGTTCGACGCCGTCAAGCGCCGCGTCCAGGGCTTCGGCGCGGTGTTCGATCAGGACGCCCGCCCCATCACCGACCAGATTTCGCAGTTCGTCCGCGACGGCGGGCTGACGGTCATCCCGACGTACCATATCACTGACTCCCGGACTGCATCGACCATCGTGCTGGCCGTCTCCAGCCTGCTCATCGACCAGAAGCTCTCGAACGACCCGGACTACGACCGCATCAAGGAGACGCCGCTCGTCCTGGGGATGGACGAGGCCCACAACTTCCTCACCGACGCCGACAGCGTGCAGGGCCGCAAGGTCATCGGGAAGTTCACCGAAGCCGCCAAACAGGGCCGCAAGGAGCGTCTGGGCCTGTACCTCATTACGCAGGACCCACAGGACATCGCCGACCCGGTGTTCAAGCAGATCAACACGACGATGGTACTCAACCTCGGCGACGAGGACGCCATCTCGGCGGTGAACATCCCGAGCAACCTCGAATCGAAGGTCCCCTACATGGAGAAAGGCCAGCGGGTCGTCTACTCGCCCGACAACTCCGAGCCGGTGGAACTCATCGGCCTCTCGACGTGTGTGACTCGCCACGGACGGGACTGA
- a CDS encoding DUF7522 family protein gives MTRNILSDDLADAIVTTARTATGDSLRSVTYFTRANFEQLYLRDDLEQDADLNDFVGHEWQGYKQTKNAYQESELGDYRFTVRAFSNGYLLRATTERQGVLITTDGLTMQSYEEIAEAIERLLREESGKE, from the coding sequence ATGACTCGGAACATTCTCTCGGACGATCTGGCCGACGCAATCGTTACGACAGCCCGGACGGCGACGGGCGACTCGCTCCGGTCGGTGACGTATTTCACACGTGCGAACTTCGAGCAACTCTACCTGCGGGACGACCTCGAACAGGACGCCGACCTCAACGACTTCGTCGGCCACGAGTGGCAGGGGTACAAACAGACCAAGAACGCCTACCAGGAGTCCGAGCTGGGGGACTACCGCTTTACCGTCCGCGCGTTCTCGAATGGCTACCTCCTCCGGGCGACGACCGAGCGCCAGGGCGTTCTCATCACCACGGACGGCCTGACGATGCAGTCCTACGAGGAGATCGCCGAGGCTATCGAGCGACTGCTCCGCGAGGAATCGGGCAAAGAGTAA
- a CDS encoding DUF7521 family protein, which translates to MEFLGLADEMWVSVKFAIHFAQMGVGLLIAALALVGYRRQRTRSMLALAVGISLLTFVSYLVTLGAVQVVPRVVFPIPSTITELAGLLVLLYAIVLARRG; encoded by the coding sequence ATGGAGTTCCTCGGACTCGCCGACGAGATGTGGGTCTCCGTGAAATTTGCCATACACTTCGCACAGATGGGCGTAGGGCTGTTAATCGCCGCGTTGGCGCTCGTCGGCTACCGTCGCCAGCGGACCCGCTCCATGCTCGCACTCGCCGTCGGTATCAGCCTCCTCACCTTCGTCTCGTATCTCGTCACTCTCGGTGCCGTGCAAGTCGTCCCGCGAGTGGTCTTTCCGATCCCCAGTACCATCACGGAACTCGCTGGGCTGCTCGTCCTCCTCTATGCTATCGTCCTCGCCCGCCGTGGATAG
- a CDS encoding endonuclease/exonuclease/phosphatase family protein, which yields MKPTRVMSFNVRYDTAGDGVDGWPHRRRLVAGIIQYHNPAIIGLQEAMAHQLRELEVLLDGYEWVGDPRDPVDAGGEHTAIGYRTERFDCVATNTFWLSEQPAEPSSVGWDAAYPRVATWARLRDRDTDEDLLCLNTHLDHQGTAARTEGIELALDHLDSVARDAPAVLMGDFNCVVGEPAYERAAGHELPDGRTLVDARDTATVTHGPTTSRTDFHDLLPEMGIDHVFVSEDVAVDTRAVIADRDDDHYGSDHLPVVVDCRP from the coding sequence ATGAAGCCGACGCGGGTGATGTCTTTCAATGTGCGGTACGACACCGCTGGGGATGGGGTAGACGGGTGGCCTCACAGGCGGCGGCTGGTCGCGGGGATAATTCAGTATCACAACCCCGCTATTATCGGGCTTCAGGAGGCGATGGCCCACCAGCTTCGGGAGCTAGAGGTGTTGCTGGACGGCTACGAGTGGGTCGGTGACCCACGTGACCCCGTCGACGCCGGCGGGGAGCACACGGCTATCGGCTACCGGACCGAGCGCTTCGACTGTGTCGCCACGAACACGTTCTGGCTCTCCGAACAGCCGGCCGAGCCGAGCAGCGTCGGCTGGGACGCCGCCTATCCTCGCGTGGCGACCTGGGCGCGTCTCCGCGACCGCGACACCGATGAGGACTTGCTGTGTCTGAACACGCATCTGGACCATCAGGGAACCGCCGCGCGAACTGAGGGCATCGAACTGGCGCTCGACCATCTCGACTCCGTCGCTCGGGACGCGCCCGCGGTGCTGATGGGTGACTTCAACTGCGTGGTCGGTGAACCGGCCTACGAGCGCGCCGCGGGACACGAACTCCCGGACGGCCGCACGCTCGTTGACGCCCGCGACACAGCGACCGTCACCCACGGCCCGACGACAAGCCGAACCGACTTCCACGACCTGCTCCCCGAGATGGGCATCGACCACGTGTTCGTCAGCGAGGACGTAGCTGTCGACACCAGGGCGGTCATCGCCGACCGCGACGACGACCACTACGGGTCCGACCACCTGCCTGTCGTGGTCGACTGCCGGCCCTGA
- a CDS encoding universal stress protein: protein MVLLVPFDGSALSKAALTRAMEFAGYRDEDVTALAVIPDNAAYARERGWVDDAEEFDIEAIADRMREQAESVAPTASFRYEVPDDVSSMASTTTDITRTIREVAHEEGASVVFIGSENAGRVSTPVCSVGSPVSEDPQYDVHIVRHS, encoded by the coding sequence ATGGTACTACTCGTGCCCTTCGACGGCTCGGCCCTGTCGAAAGCCGCGCTAACGCGGGCGATGGAGTTCGCGGGCTACCGCGATGAGGATGTCACTGCATTAGCTGTTATCCCGGACAATGCGGCGTACGCGCGTGAACGAGGCTGGGTCGACGATGCCGAAGAGTTCGACATCGAAGCTATCGCTGACCGGATGCGAGAGCAAGCCGAGTCGGTCGCCCCGACGGCGTCGTTCCGCTACGAGGTCCCAGACGACGTGAGTTCGATGGCATCGACGACGACAGATATCACCCGGACGATCAGAGAAGTCGCTCACGAGGAAGGGGCCTCAGTCGTGTTCATCGGCAGTGAGAACGCTGGACGGGTGTCGACGCCGGTCTGTAGTGTCGGCTCACCGGTGTCCGAAGACCCGCAGTACGACGTCCATATCGTCCGGCACTCGTAG
- a CDS encoding universal stress protein: protein MAKRILVPVDSSDQASVACEFAAEEHPDATIVLLHVINPAEAGYSAEASIPSFSEEWYEKQKATAETLLDELESEVTEAGVESVEHVIEVGRPTKVIVEYADDHDIDQIIMGSHGRSGMSRILLGSVAEIVVRRASIPVTVVR from the coding sequence ATGGCGAAGCGAATCCTCGTTCCGGTCGACAGCTCAGACCAAGCATCGGTAGCCTGTGAGTTCGCAGCCGAGGAACATCCGGACGCGACCATCGTTCTCTTACACGTCATCAACCCCGCAGAGGCCGGCTACAGCGCGGAGGCATCGATCCCCTCCTTCTCTGAGGAGTGGTACGAAAAACAGAAAGCCACAGCAGAGACCCTGCTCGACGAGCTTGAATCGGAAGTGACCGAAGCCGGTGTCGAGTCTGTCGAACACGTCATCGAGGTCGGGCGACCGACGAAGGTCATCGTGGAGTACGCGGACGACCACGACATCGATCAGATCATCATGGGGAGCCACGGCCGCTCGGGGATGTCCCGTATCCTGCTGGGCAGCGTTGCCGAAATCGTCGTCAGACGGGCATCTATTCCTGTAACCGTCGTCAGATAG